In Candidatus Pantoea floridensis, the genomic window TAGCACTGCTGTTGGGAGGCGTCATGCTACTTACGCTGCTACTTATGCCACCGCTTTTCTGGCGTTTAGGTACGGCATCTGGACATCAAATTGCGCAACATCAATCCCGCTGGCGCATGCAATTAACACATTGGCTTACCGGATTATCTGAGCTGAAGATCTATGGCGCAGCGCAGCTATGGCGCAAACATCTCAATCTAGAAGAGTTCCGCTGGCAACAGGCACAACGCCGGCAGCATCGTTTGCAGGCGCTGGCGCAAAGTCTGTTAATGCTGATCAGTGGAGCTACGGTCACGCTTCTGCTGTGGATTTCTGCCAACGGCGTAGGCGATAATTCTGCTCCAGGTGCACTGATTGCGCTGTTTGTATTCTGTGGATTAGCGGCCTTTGAAGCCCTTGCACCGGTTGCCGCCGCCTTTCTGCCTCTGGCGCAGGTGAGCGGCGCTGCACAGCGCGTGCAGGAGATCATTGAACAACCCGCAGCCATTCGTTTCCCCAGCGTTAAGGTTGAAAGCGCTGCGGGTATTCACTTAAAACTGGAAAACATCTGCTTCAGCTATCCGCAACGTCCAGAACCCGTATTACAGCATTTCTCCTTATCACTTCGTGCTGGCGAACATGTGGCACTCCTTGGGCCGACTGGCTGCGGCAAATCGAGTCTGTTAGCCCTGATTACCCGAGGATGGGAAGCACAACGAGGCTCAATCACGTTGAATGACATCGCGCTGGCTGATTGGGATGAAGCAACGTTGCGAAGCCGCATTAGCGTCGTTACGCAGCGCGTACATTTGTTCAGCCAAACATTGCGCGATAATTTGTTGCTGGCCAAACCAAACGCCACTGATGAGCAGTTAGTTGAGGTGCTGCATCACGTTGGTTTGCCACAGCTTGTCGAACAGAGCGAAGGTTTGAATGCATGGATGGGTGATGGCGGCCGACCGCTATCCGGCGGCGAAATGCGTCGCCTGGCGATTGCTCGTGCATTGCTGCACGATGGCGATTTATGGTTACTCGATGAGCCCACCGAAGGTTTGGATGCCAGCACCGAACAGCAGATTCTTGCGCTGTTGCGGCACGTGAGCAGCGGTAAAACGTTGATTATGGTGACGCATCGCTTGACCGGTTTAGACGCAATGGATCGTATTTGCGTGATGGATCAGGGGCAGATTGTTGAATCCGGTACCCACGCCGAATTAATCTCAAAAGCAGGCCGCTACTGGCGTTTCCATCAGCGCTTTACGCTATAGTCTTAGCCAACAGCACTGAGTGTGATTAATGCAATGAGACTGATACAGCTTTCACGGGATTCATTAAATTTCCCCCCCCCTGAAATGGCACTGCGCGAGCCAAATGGATTATTGGCGATGGGCGGCGATCTCTCCCCTGCCCGTTTAATGAATGCTTATCAGCGTGGCATTTTCCCGTGGTTTTCTCCTGGCGATCCCATACTTTGGTGGTCGCCGGATCCTCGCGCAGTGATGTTGCCGGAATCATTCCATCTCAGCCGCAGTATGGCGCGCTTCCATAAGCGATCGCCTTATCGTGTCACCATGAATCATGCCTTTCCTCAGGTGCTGGAAGGCTGCGCCAGCAATCGCCAGGAAGGTACCTGGATCACTTTTGAAGTGAAACGCGCCTGGTTACGTTTATACGAATTAGGCCATGCGCATTCGATTGAGGTGTGGAACGATCAGCAACTGGTAGGTGGCATGTATGGATTGGCGCTGGGACAAATCTTTTGCGGCGAGTCGATGTTTAGCCGCCAGGAAAATGCCTCAAAAACTGCGCTTTGGGTGTTCTCGCAGCATTTTCTTGCTCATCATGGGCGGTTAATAGATTGCCAGGTACTGAATCCGCATACTGCCTCGCTGGGAGCGGTTGAAATCCCCCGTGTCGATTACTTACAGTACGTGCAAAAGCTGGCGTGGCAACCCGTTTTAGATCATTGCTGGCAAACACAAACCCTTTTTTGACATTGCTCCCAGATGTTTTGCACACAATTCCCGACAAAAGTGATACAATAAGCGAGTTTGGTATGTCGTCCGCGCTTCGCTGTGGCGAGCCGGAATTGCCAGGTTGGGAATCTCACACATTTCCCGAAGCTGTTTTGATTGTGCACCTGATGCCGATTGCTACAGATTCTTAGCCCGCTAATCCCCCGCAGACGTCAAAAAACACCCTAATTTATCCGTACTGCACGCGCAACGGCGCGACGCACGGCGAAGCGTTGGCAAAATCATCAACGGTTCTTTACATAAATCATGGAATTCGGCATTATCTTGCCGGTTCAACAGTTTGGTAGTACACCCAGAGGATTCGATGGCCAAAGAAGACAATATTGAAATGCAAGGTACCGTACTGGATACGTTACCGAACACCATGTTCCGCGTAGAGCTTGAAAACGGGCACGTGGTTACCGCTCATATCTCCGGTAAAATGCGCAAAAACTACATCCGCATCCTGACGGGCGACAAAGTGACTGTCGAGTTGACCCCGTACGACCTGAGCAAAGGCCGCATTGTCTTCCGTAGTCGCTAAGTAACTGTTCACACCTCGCGTTGGTTACCTTTATTTAGCGCGAAAAAAAGGCCGGATTCGCATCCGGCCTTTTTCATATCTACGCCACAATCAGTGAACGGTACCTTCGGTTTTACGTTTTTCCGCACTCAGGAAATGATAAGTAAGCTGGTTTTTCTCTTTATCCAGCGCGACTGACACCGATCCACCATCAACCAGCGAACCAAACAGCAGTTCATTCGCCAACGGTTTCTTCAGATTTTCCTGGACGGCACGTGCCATCGGACGCGCACCCATCGCTTTGTCATAACCTTTATCAGCCAGCCAATCTCGCGCATCATCACTCACTTCAAGCGATACGCCCTTAGCATCCAGCTGGGCCTGCAACTCGACGATAAATTTGTCCACTACCTGATGAATCACCTCCTGTGACAGGTGACGGAACCAAATAATGTTATCGAGACGGTTGCGGAACTCTGGCGTAAAGATCTTTTTAATCTCTTCCATCGCGTCTGTGCTGTTGTCCTGATGAATCAGGCCAATCGACTTACGTTCCGTTTCACGCACGCCAGCATTGGTGGTCATCACTAGCACCACGTTGCGGAAATCTGCTTTGCGGCCGTTGTTATCGGTCAGCATACCGTTGTCCATCACCTGCAGCAGCAGGTTGAACACATCCGGGTGTGCTTTCTCGATTTCATCCAGCAACACCACAGCATGTGGATGCTTAATCACCGCATCGGTCAGCAAACCACCCTGATCGAAGCCGACGTAACCCGGAGGTGCACCGATCAAACGGCTAACGGTGTGACGCTCCATATACTCGGACATATCAAAACGCAGCAGCTCAATGCCCAGCGCTTTTGCCAGCTGAACCGTGACTTCGGTTTTACCCACACCCGTAGGTCCAGCAAACAGGAACGAACCCACCGGCTTACGATCCTGCCCCAAGCCTGCTCGGCTCATTTTGATTGCTTCAGTTAGTGCTTCAATCGCATTATCCTGACCAAACACCAGCATCTTCAGGCGATCACCGAGGTTTTTCAGCGTATCACGATCGGTTTGTGACACGCTCTGCTCGGGAATACGTGCAATACGCGCCACCACCGTTTCAATATCAGAGACATTGACCGTTTTCTTACGCTTACTCACCGGCACCAAACGCGCACGCGCACCAGCTTCATCAATCACGTCAATTGCCTTATCGGGCAGATGACGATCGTTGATATATTTCACCGCCAGCTCCACCGCCGCACGCACCGCTTTCGCGGTATAGCGCACGTCATGATGCGCTTCGTACTTCGGCTTCAGACCATTGAGGATCTGCACGGTCTCTTCCACAGAAGGCTCGGTGATATCGATCTTCTGGAAACGACGCGCCAGCGCACGATCTTTCTCAAAGATGTTGCTGAACTCCTGATAAGTAGTTGAACCCATCACGCGGATTTTACCGCTGGAGAGCAATGGCTTGATCAGGTTTGCCGCATCCACCTGGCCACCCGATGCCGCACCGGCACCGATAATGGTATGGATTTCGTCAATAAACAGGATGCTATTGCTGTCCTGTTCCAGCTGTTTCAGCAGCGCTTTGAAGCGTTTTTCAAAATCACCCCGATATTTAGTACCGGCCAGCAGCGAGCCGATGTCGAGAGAGTAAATGGTGCACTCTTTCATCACCTCAGGCACGTCGCCCTGCACAATACGCCAGGCAAGACCTTCAGCAATCGCGGTTTTACCTACGCCCGATTCGCCCACCAGCAGCGGGTTATTCTTACGACGACGGCATAATACCTGTACGGCACGCTCCAGCTCTTTATCGCGGCCGATCAGCGGATCGATTCCGCCGACACGAGCAAGCTGATTAAGATTGGTGGTGAAGTTTTCCATACGATCCTCCCCGCCTGCTTGCTCTTCGTTAACCGGATTCTCCGCATTGTTCTGCGGCTGGCCGGGTTCATCTTTACGCGTACCATGGGAGATGAAGTTCACCACATCGAGACGGCTCACTTCGTGTTTCCGTAGCAGATAAGCCGCTTGTGACTCCTGCTCGCTGAAAATCGCGACCAGCACATTGGCGCCGGCGACTTCGCTGCGACCGGAGGACTGGACGTGGAATACTGCACGCTGCAGCACACGCTGGAAGCTGAGCGTAGGCTGGGTATCGCGCTCCTCTTCAGTGGCTGGCAGCACCGGTGTGGTTTGTTCGATGAAGGCTTCGAGTTCCTGACGCAGAGCCACGATATCCACCGAACAGGCTTCCAGTGCCTCTCTGGCCGACGGGTTACTGAGCAATGCCAGCAACAGATGCTCGACGGTCATAAACTCATGACGGTGCTCGCGCGCTCTGGCGAAAGCCATGTTTAAACTGAGTTCCAGTTCTTGATTGAGCATTTGGCACCTCCCACAATTATCGCTCTGACAACCTATTTCCTATATGGAGATGGTCTCAGGCTTTTTCTAGCGTACACAGCAACGGATGTTCATTATCTCGTGCGTAATTGTTCACCTGGGCTACTTTGGTCTCCGCCACTTCTGCAGTGAATACACCACAGATTGCTTTTCCATGGTAGTGAACTTTCAACATCAGCTGCGTTGCACGTTCAATATCATAAGAAAAGAACTTTTGCAGAACGTCAATAACAAATTCCATAGGTGTATAATCGTCATTATTCAGAATGACTTTATACATTGAAGGCGGCTTTAACCCTTCGCGTACTTTATCTTCGGCGAGATGTTCAAAATTAAGCCAGTCGTTTGTGTTTGCCATAATGTTCCGTCGAAATTCTGCGTTACGGTTGTGCACATTTCTGCGCCCATTCCTAAAGTTTAACATGCCTGTCAAGCCGGCTTTTACTTGCTAAAAAGTGGCCCTAAAAGCACATGCGCGACCTGTATCACAAAATTTGCAATAGCGTTAACTGCCTCAAATTTTGATGAATTTATCCCCATCCGCCAGGGCCGTTTGCTTGACGATAAGGTCCGTTTCTCTACATTCTACTAACACAAGCTGATTGAGTTTTAAACAAGCTCGACTCACAGCTTCAATGACCTCACCTACTTATCAAAATGTCTTGCGAGGGAAGTAAAAGCATGGAGACGGGTACAGTAAAATGGTTCAACAACGCCAAAGGCTTCGGTTTTATCTGTCCGATTAGCGGCGGCGACGATATCTTCGCACACTACTCCACGATCCAGATGGAGGGATACAGAACGCTGAAAGCTGGCCAGCAGGTTCAGTTTGATGTCCATGAAGGACCAAAAGGCAATCACGCCAGCTTGATAGTGCCCTGTGAAGCCACGCAAGCCGCGGTCGCTTAACGCGCATGCTGTTTCACGTATTCTGACCACTCCCGAAAAAAAATGCCAGCCGCAGACGCTGGCATTTTTATTTGGCGAACTCCGCCTTCCTTAATCTGCTCGACCACGCGCTAACCACATTACGCGGGAAAACAACTGTTCAAGCAGAGGCGGGATGGCGCCAGGCCCACGTTCTGCCGCGGCCATGGCAACGGCAATCGCTAACTCAGGCTTTGAGCTGTGTTGAATCGCTTTAGTAATAATACGCCGCGGATTCATGGGGACGTTTAACGGCAGGTGCGCCATTTGATGATAAATATCGCTAAAACCCTGCTTGTAGAGAAAATGTTCAATGTCCGGTGCCGGAAATTGTGTGAGATGTTCCTCTTCGCGACCGTGCGAAGGGAGCTGACTGCGGGCGGTAGCAGCATATTTGCTGCCCGCCTGATCTCCATCGGTGAGAACATGCCAGGCGATGCCCATTCGTTGGGCAAACTTCAGTAAAGGCTTAAGACCCGACTGCGCAAACTCAATCACTTTTACGCCTTCCGCCGCAAAGTGATAGCCGTGTTGCCGTGCCAGTTCATTAATGATCCACACTTCCGTTTCGCCCTCCACCAAAAGCCAGCAGCGGGCAAAGAGCGCGGAGGGACGATTAACACGAATATGAAAACCGATGCGACGACTCTCTTCAGCACTCAAGCCTTCAGGACCAATGCGCCATGCCGCCACGCGGGTAGGTTCACGCACCAGGCGACACACGTTCTCCAGCGGTACTTGCGAAAGCAGTTCACCCGAGTTGGTGGTCGCAATTTTTTGGAGTGGCATCAGCTCCAGTAAATTCCACGCCACTGACAGCATAATAGGATGCAGCCGCGTTTCAGGATCTTCCACCAACAGCAGCGGGTGCGCACCCGCGGGCAGCGCCTCGTTACCGTGTGCCTGAATAAGTAATGAAAACATGCGCAGCAAAATCACCTGACGGCTCCGCGATTCCGTGCCCGCAATAAGATGGTTGAGCTTGTCGAGTGAGCGCCAACCCTGGCTCCCCTCCCGCATTTCCGGGGCAACCCTTACCGCGCTACTACTTGATTGCTGCACCAGAAAATAGTGCTCCAGCAGTTGCTGCATGGTGTGTAATCCCTGCCGAAGAAGATCATCACTGAGAGTCTGCGGCCGCACGACCAAATCTCGCGTCAGTTTTTCCACTTCCTGCGCTAACGCTGTCAGCGTTGTGGCACGATATTCAGCGTCGTGTTCAGTATGCCGGGCCCGGCGGCCAAACCGCGCATCACGTAACCGCAGCACCGGATAATAAGCGCGCAGGTGTGCCAGCGCTGCGTCGGTGCCCGGCATGGGTAACACATCACCGCGTTGATCGATAAAACGCCACGAGGTTTTTACCCCCTGATCCTGACGTTTAGCGCGCGTACTAAAACGGATAAAGCGTCCCTGCTCATCGCGCTGCCAGAAGGGCTGAAACACAGCGTCTTCCTCGTTGCTCTGGGCGCGAAAACAAAATATCAGCTGCAACTGCCGCATGCGGGCATCCACATCGCCAGGCGGGAAATGAAAGTCGTGCTCGGTGAATTGATAAGGTTCAGCGGCCGGTGCCAGCAATAGCGTCAGCGCGTCCAGCAGGCTCGATTTACCCCAGGCATTTTCCCCAATCAACAAATTGGTAGCGGTGAGCGGCAATGACAGCCGATTAATACCGCGAAAACCGTGAATTTCGATATGTTCCAGAATCATCATACAATCCATCCGCTGCTTTGCCTGAGCATGGTCCGCCGCGTGGCGTTGGTCAAGTCAGTACCGGGGGAAAAGGTTTACACTTCAACTGTTTTTCGCTAGCGTGGCAACCCTTCACACATGGATAGAAACCCAACATGTACGGATTGATCATCATCCTTTTGCCGCTGATTCTCGGCTACCTGCTGCCGCTGCGGAATACCACCCTTTTGCACGCCGTCGCCCGCACATTAAGTGCGCTGGTGTATATCATTCTGTTCTTCATGGGCACCAGCCTGGCCTTTCTGGATAACCTCAGCAGCAATTTGCTCACTATTTTCCACATCGCGCTCGTCAGCATGATGAGCATTCTTGCCTGTTCGCTGCTGGCTTTGTGGCTACTGGAACGACGCTGGCCGTGGCATCATCAGCACAAACCCCAGACGCTGCCGTCGCGCCTGCATATGGCACTGGAATCACTCAAGCTTTGCGCATCGGTGCTGGCGGGTTTTCTTCTGGGGTTGAGCCAATGGGATCCGCTGCGTCACGCCACCACCATCAGCGAATATGCTTTAATGCTGATGCTGTTGCTGGTCGGTATTCAACTGCGCAGCAGCGGTATGACGCTGCGTCAAATCACCCTTAACCGTCGCGGGATGGTGGTGGCAATGGTGTCGCTATGCAGCGCGCTGTTTGGCGGCATCCTTGCCGCATTTCTGCTGGATTTGCCGATCAAAACCGGTCTGGCGCTGGCGAGCGGTTTTGGCTGGTATTCGCTTTCAGGGATTTTGATCAGCGAATCGTTCGGCCCGGTGGTGGGTAGTGCGGCCTTCTTTAACGATCTATTACGTGAACTGATCACCATAATATTCATCCCGCTGTTGATCACCCGCCAGCGCAGCATGACGCTGGGACTGAGCGGCGCAACCTCAATGGATTTCACCCTGCCAATCCTGCAACGCACCGGTGGTATAGAAATTGTCCCGGCTGCGATTGTGCACGGTTTTATTATGA contains:
- the cydC gene encoding heme ABC transporter ATP-binding protein/permease CydC; translated protein: MNSLLPFLRLFRRHPWRLGLGIILAIVTLLASIGLLTLSGWFLAASSLAGVAGLYSFNYMLPAAGVRGAAITRTAARYFERLVSHDATFRVLQHLRVFTFSKLIALAPEQLARFRQGELLNRFVSDVDTLDHLYLRVISPLVGAAVVIVVFTCGLALLDVPLALLLGGVMLLTLLLMPPLFWRLGTASGHQIAQHQSRWRMQLTHWLTGLSELKIYGAAQLWRKHLNLEEFRWQQAQRRQHRLQALAQSLLMLISGATVTLLLWISANGVGDNSAPGALIALFVFCGLAAFEALAPVAAAFLPLAQVSGAAQRVQEIIEQPAAIRFPSVKVESAAGIHLKLENICFSYPQRPEPVLQHFSLSLRAGEHVALLGPTGCGKSSLLALITRGWEAQRGSITLNDIALADWDEATLRSRISVVTQRVHLFSQTLRDNLLLAKPNATDEQLVEVLHHVGLPQLVEQSEGLNAWMGDGGRPLSGGEMRRLAIARALLHDGDLWLLDEPTEGLDASTEQQILALLRHVSSGKTLIMVTHRLTGLDAMDRICVMDQGQIVESGTHAELISKAGRYWRFHQRFTL
- the aat gene encoding leucyl/phenylalanyl-tRNA--protein transferase, which codes for MRLIQLSRDSLNFPPPEMALREPNGLLAMGGDLSPARLMNAYQRGIFPWFSPGDPILWWSPDPRAVMLPESFHLSRSMARFHKRSPYRVTMNHAFPQVLEGCASNRQEGTWITFEVKRAWLRLYELGHAHSIEVWNDQQLVGGMYGLALGQIFCGESMFSRQENASKTALWVFSQHFLAHHGRLIDCQVLNPHTASLGAVEIPRVDYLQYVQKLAWQPVLDHCWQTQTLF
- the infA gene encoding translation initiation factor IF-1, whose protein sequence is MAKEDNIEMQGTVLDTLPNTMFRVELENGHVVTAHISGKMRKNYIRILTGDKVTVELTPYDLSKGRIVFRSR
- the clpA gene encoding ATP-dependent Clp protease ATP-binding subunit ClpA → MLNQELELSLNMAFARAREHRHEFMTVEHLLLALLSNPSAREALEACSVDIVALRQELEAFIEQTTPVLPATEEERDTQPTLSFQRVLQRAVFHVQSSGRSEVAGANVLVAIFSEQESQAAYLLRKHEVSRLDVVNFISHGTRKDEPGQPQNNAENPVNEEQAGGEDRMENFTTNLNQLARVGGIDPLIGRDKELERAVQVLCRRRKNNPLLVGESGVGKTAIAEGLAWRIVQGDVPEVMKECTIYSLDIGSLLAGTKYRGDFEKRFKALLKQLEQDSNSILFIDEIHTIIGAGAASGGQVDAANLIKPLLSSGKIRVMGSTTYQEFSNIFEKDRALARRFQKIDITEPSVEETVQILNGLKPKYEAHHDVRYTAKAVRAAVELAVKYINDRHLPDKAIDVIDEAGARARLVPVSKRKKTVNVSDIETVVARIARIPEQSVSQTDRDTLKNLGDRLKMLVFGQDNAIEALTEAIKMSRAGLGQDRKPVGSFLFAGPTGVGKTEVTVQLAKALGIELLRFDMSEYMERHTVSRLIGAPPGYVGFDQGGLLTDAVIKHPHAVVLLDEIEKAHPDVFNLLLQVMDNGMLTDNNGRKADFRNVVLVMTTNAGVRETERKSIGLIHQDNSTDAMEEIKKIFTPEFRNRLDNIIWFRHLSQEVIHQVVDKFIVELQAQLDAKGVSLEVSDDARDWLADKGYDKAMGARPMARAVQENLKKPLANELLFGSLVDGGSVSVALDKEKNQLTYHFLSAEKRKTEGTVH
- the clpS gene encoding ATP-dependent Clp protease adapter ClpS yields the protein MANTNDWLNFEHLAEDKVREGLKPPSMYKVILNNDDYTPMEFVIDVLQKFFSYDIERATQLMLKVHYHGKAICGVFTAEVAETKVAQVNNYARDNEHPLLCTLEKA
- the cspD gene encoding cold shock-like protein CspD, with the protein product METGTVKWFNNAKGFGFICPISGGDDIFAHYSTIQMEGYRTLKAGQQVQFDVHEGPKGNHASLIVPCEATQAAVA
- a CDS encoding DUF2813 domain-containing protein; its protein translation is MILEHIEIHGFRGINRLSLPLTATNLLIGENAWGKSSLLDALTLLLAPAAEPYQFTEHDFHFPPGDVDARMRQLQLIFCFRAQSNEEDAVFQPFWQRDEQGRFIRFSTRAKRQDQGVKTSWRFIDQRGDVLPMPGTDAALAHLRAYYPVLRLRDARFGRRARHTEHDAEYRATTLTALAQEVEKLTRDLVVRPQTLSDDLLRQGLHTMQQLLEHYFLVQQSSSSAVRVAPEMREGSQGWRSLDKLNHLIAGTESRSRQVILLRMFSLLIQAHGNEALPAGAHPLLLVEDPETRLHPIMLSVAWNLLELMPLQKIATTNSGELLSQVPLENVCRLVREPTRVAAWRIGPEGLSAEESRRIGFHIRVNRPSALFARCWLLVEGETEVWIINELARQHGYHFAAEGVKVIEFAQSGLKPLLKFAQRMGIAWHVLTDGDQAGSKYAATARSQLPSHGREEEHLTQFPAPDIEHFLYKQGFSDIYHQMAHLPLNVPMNPRRIITKAIQHSSKPELAIAVAMAAAERGPGAIPPLLEQLFSRVMWLARGRAD
- a CDS encoding lysine exporter LysO family protein, with product MYGLIIILLPLILGYLLPLRNTTLLHAVARTLSALVYIILFFMGTSLAFLDNLSSNLLTIFHIALVSMMSILACSLLALWLLERRWPWHHQHKPQTLPSRLHMALESLKLCASVLAGFLLGLSQWDPLRHATTISEYALMLMLLLVGIQLRSSGMTLRQITLNRRGMVVAMVSLCSALFGGILAAFLLDLPIKTGLALASGFGWYSLSGILISESFGPVVGSAAFFNDLLRELITIIFIPLLITRQRSMTLGLSGATSMDFTLPILQRTGGIEIVPAAIVHGFIMSLLAPILIALFSA